ATCGGTGTTAAGAGCCTAaggctgctaaattcgacctagaCTCGTAGTGTGGAGCAGGGTTTACACAGGCATAAAGGTGCCTTATGCTGGTCtagtttattccccttcccatacagGAATAGCAGCGCCAGACCTGTGTCTACACAAGGGGAAGCTGATCTGGTTTAATAGCCTGGCCTGGTACAGAccgggttgccagttttggttggatgtattcctggaggtttcatcacgacatactctttaatgaaagatgaatctttaattcctggagactccaggacaatcctggagggttggcatccCTAGGTATAGGGCACCTATATACGGGTGCACTGTGGGCCGGGGTAGGGGGGCTGCCAGGAGGCTCTCGGAGTTGGAGGACCCTTGACCCTTGAGGGCCGCCGTACCCGGCTTCTGTTCAAGATGGCGGCTCCCACGCGTACGGCTCCAGCGCCGCAGTGGTTGAGGGACAAGATGGCAGCGTCCTGCAGTACGGACGCGGGGCGCACGCGTGACCCATCGGGGCTGCCGTAGCCGGGCCGGGTCAACATGGCGGCGGCCAGGACCGGGAGTGCGGCAGCGGGGGCCTGAGGCGCCGGTACGAGCCAGCCGGGGGCGCggcagggccggggctggggtcTGCGGCGCTCCCGGGGGCtcggagcgggggtgggggctggagctcGCTCGGAGCGGGAGGGCTCCACGGGGTGTcgctcgggggcggggctctctggggctaGGAGCGAGGGGGCTcgctcgggggcggggctccctgggggctcggggcggggctcGCTCGGAGCGGCGAGGGGGCTCGCACTGGGGCTCGCACggggcagggctccctggggctCACGCGGATGCTCGGAGCGGCGGGGGAGGGCTGGAGCTCGCTCGGAGCGGCGAGGGGCTCGCACGGGGTGTCGCTCGGggcctgggggctcagggcaggcctCGCTCGGAGCGGCGAGGGGGGGCTCGCACTGGGGCTCGCACGGGGCAGGGCTCCCTGGAGCTCGCTCGGAGCGGAGGGCTCCGCACGGGGTcgctcgggggcggggctccctggggctCACGCGGAGGCTCGGGCGGCGAGGGGCTCGCACTGGGGCTCGCTCAGGCGCCTGCCgagggctgcccctgccccgtccatgaccacccccccccccatcaccgcAGAGCCGCGCCGGCGCCGGGCCCATGGAGAGCGCCGGGGAGCGGTTCCCGGCCGCGGCGGTGGCCGCCGTGCTGAAGCCCAGCGCCGGCCTGCCCGAGGCGAGCCTGCAGGTGCGGGGCTACGACTTCGACCGCGGGCTGGATCACCGCGCCCTGCTCCAGTCCTACCTCACCACCGGCTTCCAGGCCACCAGCTTCGGGCAGGCGGTGCAGGAGATCAACAGGATGGTGAGAacggggggaggctgggagccaggacgcctgggttctggcctggctgtgggaggggagtggggttgagtgggtagagcaggactcctgggttctgtactTCTCTGCTGCTGGCAAGCCAttgccccgctctgtgcctcagtttctccatgtccatttgctccttgAGGCTGCCAACGAGAGccagagggcagggggctggtagCTGGGGTgcctgtgggggggggtgagtgcCCCAACCCGAGTGCCCCTGACATGTGGCTGCTCCGGTTCCCAGATCGCGGCGAAGCTGGAGCCGCTGGGCGAGGAAGAGGAGACCCACGCTGACCTGAACCCCTGCCGCCGGCAGCCCTCGGGCTGCACCATCTTCCTGGGCTTCACCTCCAACCTCATCAGCTCGGGCATCCGCGAGACCATCCGCTACCTGGTGCAGCACAACATGGTATggcccctgcccctaccccactCCCCTGTGTCCCTGAGGACCCCTCCCGGAGCCAGGCTCTGACACCCAGTCTGCTGCTATATCCCCCCATTCCCCTTAACCCCAGTGCTGAGCTCCGACACCTGAACAGcagccaccctcccacccccacccttcagctgggggctcccagcactggggtccCAGGGCGGGGGGGTCTGACAGGCAGGGGTCCCTGTGCCACGCAGGTGGACGTGCTGGTGACCACGGCAGGTGGCGTGGAAGAGGATCTCATCAAATGCCTGGCACCTACCTACGTGGGGGAGTTCAGCCTGCGGGGGAAGGAGCTTCGGCAGAGCGGGATCAACAGGTACAGAGGGGTCGGGGGGGCTGCTCCGGTCTAGCTGGGAGGGTGCacggctgggaggcaggactcctgggttctctgggagggcagtgggatttcgtggttagagtgtgtgggggtgggggtgggcgggCTGGGTgctcggactcctgggttcagtccctggtttgggaggagagtggggtctaggggttagagtGGGGAGGCTGCGGGTCAGGAACTGATGCTCTAGAGGTAAAAGGCTCCATCTCCTGTTCCCAGCCGCTCCGCCAGGATCCTCTCTGCTCCCCCCGATCTATGGGGATCAGGACATGCCAGCTGTCTCCCTGTTCCGTGGGGCAGAGTGAGGCTTGTGGAGAGGCTGAGTCCAGCTGGTTTTGGGGGGGCCGGGGGCTGAACCtgcttgtttttctccaggaTTGGGAACCTGCTGGTGCCCAACGACAACTACTGCAAGTTCGAAGACTGGCTCATGCCCATCCTGGACCAGATGGTCGCTGAGCAGAACATGGAGGTGagagccagggggtgggggaagcatcaGGGGAGGCCGTGGCCCAGGGGAGGGGATGATGCTGGGAGTCTCTGACCTGATCCCTACTCAACCCCGCCACCCCCCTGCCAAAATACTTGAAATGTGTAGATGGGAGGGGAGTGGTTagagaaagggggctgggagtcaggatgcctgggttctatccctggctctgggaatgGAGCAGGAGGTCTAGTGGGTTgagcagagggtgggtggggcacTGGGAGCCAAGACTCTTGCGTTCTACCTCTTGGGAGACTCacttttctctgtgcctcagtttccctatctgtaccATAAGGGGGAGAGCCGTGAGGAGGAGCAGGTGAACGTCGATAACTCCCTCTGAGCTGGGGGGGTAGGGCAGGGGTCGGGTCACGTCACCCAGGCAGGAGGGGGTGGATTCACCACAGCTTTGGCCCTTGGGTCCTGCAGGGTGTGAAATGGACCCCGTCCAAGATGATCGCACGGCTGGGCAAGGAGATAAACAACCCGGAATCGGTCTATTACTGGGCACAGAAGGTCAGTTGGGGGGGTCCTGTGGTTCAGGGGTGCTCCCGGTCGTTTCCTCACTGGGGCTCCAGGATTGGACTGTTAGCTGAACACAGCACCCCCAGAGCCTGGGTGAGCGGCTGGTGAGCGCTGCCCCTTTAAGAACAGGCTAGAGAATGGCTCAGAAATCTGCCACGTCCCCTGGCGGAGATCAGCAGCCTATTTCCTGGGACTTCAGCCCTTCCACGTGGGGGGCCAATCCacagcccctcctccaccccacggGGGGAACAAATCTCTCCCACCTCATGGCCCCAGCTACCCCGTCTAACCCCCCACCCGCccagtgttcatagaatcatagattattagggttggaagggacctcaggagatctagtccagccccctgctctaccctCAGCCCACCCAATCAATTGCCATAGGCGGAACTAACCCAAACTCCCcgccccacactccctgccccactcgTGTGTCCCTTTGCAGAACAACATCCCGGTGCTGAGCCCGGCCCTGACGGACGGATCCCTGGGGGACATGATCTTCTTCCACTCCTACAAGAACCCTGGGCTGGTGCTGGACATTGTGGAAGGtgattctctccttccccccaggcATGGGCCTTTCTCTGCAGTGTCCTGATTGCTCAGCGCCCCCCTGCTTTAGACTGGGCAGGGATCACAGGCCCAATCCCGGCAGTGCTGGGGGGATTTCTAGTGGCGGGGGGGGAACCCCCTCTACATTACTGCAGAGCGTAGAGATCGTCCCCCTGCTGAGACCTCCCACCCCAAACACGGTACAGAGGggtcctgggttctagcccagctcGGGGAGGGCAGTGGGATTTAATGGttaaggcaggggagggggcggggcaggactcctgggtcctcccCCTGGGTGGGAGCAAGCGGCAGGAAGAAGGGGGTCACCgtggtgtgtctctttctctctctcggcAGATCTGCGGCTGATCAACACTCAGGCCATCTTCGCCAAGCAGACGGGCATGATCATCCTGGGCGGGGGGCTGGTCAAACACCACATCGCCAATGCCAACCTGATGGTGAGggatggtgggtgggtgggtgcatcCTGCTGCCTGGGCTCGTGTGTGTTAACCCAGGTGGATCTAAGCGTCGAGTGTTGGAGCTGAAGCTACAGCACATTTGGGGGAGTAAATTTTTCACCTCGAACTGCACCTTCCCTCCCCCTGTCAcgcttggggagggggctgggagaaaCCCGCCCTGGGGTCACGCTCCCTCTCTCTCCGCCTTGCAGAGGAACGGGGCCGACTACGCCGTCTACGTGAACACGGCACAGGAGTTCGACGGCTCCGACTCGGGGGCCCGGCCGGACGAGGCGGTGTCCTGGGGGAAGATCCGCATGGACGCCAAGCCGGTGAaggtgggtgtggggagctggagggtggctgggtttgggggatggggagctggagggattgggggggggggtgaaggatCTGGGTGCCTGCACTCATGTCCCTGGTCGCTCTCCCGGTGGCAGGTTTACGCCGACGCCTCCCTGGTTTTCCCGCTGCTGGTGGCTGAGACCTTCGCCCAGAAAGCCAGCGCCTTTGCCTCCGAGAAGCAGCGCGACTGAGACCCCCGGCCCAGCAGGGCCCCGGACTGGGCCGCAGCGGGGGGAGTCCGGATGGGGAGGGGAGTCCTAGGCCCCAGGAACAAATGGGCTCATACCCAAGCCcaatttcccctctcccccacccgtCACCAGAGACTgcacccaccccccagcctctgccccagggctgtgctgggatcccagggaagggggggagggtctGGCTTCCGAATTCACAAGGGCTGGGGCGTGCCTgggcgtcaggactcctggattctcgtCCCGGCTCTGCTGTCGAATGGGGGTGGCCTGGCCCGCCCTCAGGGGCTGTGAAGCTCGGTGCATTGAGGCCTTAGGTGAGGGCAGGGTTGTGACCAGCTCCCCCCCAGGGGGttggcagagcctggcagctgcccctccccacccgccTTGGGCCCCGTGGACTCGTGGCTGGAGTAGCAGGGCTAGGCCGGGACCCGCTGACGCATGGCACGTGTTAAACATGATTTTTTTATTCAGCTTTTGGGAAGGAACCACTGCGCTCCCATCCCACTGCACTGCCCCAGCGGTGTTAGCAGCGACGAGCCAGCCAGCCGGCTTGCACCGTGGGcgagcagctccccgcccccccgttaACATCAGCGGCTGCGCTGCTGCATGTCCTGTGCCTGGCGCCCTAGAGGGGGGAACGCCCCTGGCGCAGGCTACCAGAGCCCTGTCGCGAGGGCAGcctggggggatgggagctggGCCCCCCTGGGGAGAGCCGGGGCGCGTCGGTTCTAACCTGCGCTACCAACACCCCCTTTTTGCAGTGGAGAGGGAACCGCCCGGCAGCGCTGAGCTCTGGCTCCCACAGGGAAAACAGAG
The DNA window shown above is from Mauremys reevesii isolate NIE-2019 linkage group 25, ASM1616193v1, whole genome shotgun sequence and carries:
- the DHPS gene encoding deoxyhypusine synthase, which gives rise to MESAGERFPAAAVAAVLKPSAGLPEASLQVRGYDFDRGLDHRALLQSYLTTGFQATSFGQAVQEINRMIAAKLEPLGEEEETHADLNPCRRQPSGCTIFLGFTSNLISSGIRETIRYLVQHNMVDVLVTTAGGVEEDLIKCLAPTYVGEFSLRGKELRQSGINRIGNLLVPNDNYCKFEDWLMPILDQMVAEQNMEGVKWTPSKMIARLGKEINNPESVYYWAQKNNIPVLSPALTDGSLGDMIFFHSYKNPGLVLDIVEDLRLINTQAIFAKQTGMIILGGGLVKHHIANANLMRNGADYAVYVNTAQEFDGSDSGARPDEAVSWGKIRMDAKPVKVYADASLVFPLLVAETFAQKASAFASEKQRD